The genome window GCTTGAACCAATTCGCCGCCAGCCGGGCCACTTCCTGGAGCGCGCCCGGCTCCTCGAACAGGTGGGTCGCGCCCGGGACGACCGCCAGCCGCTTCTCGCCCGCAAGCTCGGCGTAGGCCCTGCGATTGAGCTCCAGAACGACCTCGTCGAGCGCGCCGACGATCAGCAGGGTGGGCGCTTGCACCCGCTTGAGCGCCGGCATCACCAGATCGGGCCGGCCCCCGCGCGAGACCACGGCGCCGATCGCCGCGCCGAAAGTCGCCGCGGCGTTCAGCGCGGCCGCAGCTCCCGTGCTGGCGCCGAAATAGCCGATATCCAGCGCCTTGGTTTCGGGCTCGTCCATCAGCCACTGCGTGGCCCGCTCCAGGCGCCAGGTCAACAGCTCGATGTCGAAGCGGGTTTCGTAGCTGCGGTCTTCCTCTCTCGTGAGCAGATCCATCAGCAAGGTCCCGAGACCCTCCGCGCGCAGACGCTCGGCGACGAACTTGTTTCTGGGGCTGTGCCGGCTGCTGCCGCTGCCGTGCGCAAACGCCACGATCCCGGCGGCCCGCGGCGGAATCGCGATCTCGCATTCGAGCTCGACGCCGTTCGCGGGGATGAACGAGATTCTGTGGACGGAACGGGAATCTTCTTCCGTGATCGCCGCCATTCGGCCCGCCTCCTGACTCATTCTCCGCCGCCCGGAAGCTCTCCGGAAACGGCCTCTCCGATCTCCGACAGCTCGCCGCCCAGAATCCCGAGCACGTCGTCGAGCGTCGCGATGCCGAGGATCGTGTCGAAGCCGTCGACGATGGGGATGCGGCGCACGTGATAGGCGCGCATCAGCGTCGTCAGGTGGCGCGGATCCCTTTCGACCGAGATCCTCACCGGGTCGGGGGTCATGACCTCGGCCACGGTCGTGGCGGCGGGGTCGCGGCGCTCACCGGCGACCTTGAGCGCGATGTCCCTGTCGGTCAGGATCCCGTGCAGCTTGCCGTCGCGCTCCACGATGAGGCAGCCCACGTTGGCGCGCTTCAGGATCGCGCAGGCCTCGAGGACCGTGCTCTCGGGGGATATCTTGAGGACCGGTTTCCGGCAGAAATCTCGCAGCGACATGGCTCCCTTCCTGCGGACCCGGCATCAATCCGCGAGCGCGTGGACGCCGAGCACGTCGAAGCCTCCGGCGCGCAGCGCCTGCGCGATTTTCTCCGGGTCGCCGCCGACCACGCGGAGATAGCAAACCGGATTTTCCCCGAGCTTTTCCCGGTACGTCCCCACGCCGAGAATCTCTCCGCCTTCCCCCGACACGATCCTGGAGGCCTCGGTCAGACCGTGCTCCTCGCCCTCGAGGACGAAATCGATGCGCGCGCTCGCGGGCTGCGAAGCCCCCATCACGTCGACGAACGCCTTGAGAATGTCGACTGCCGTCAGGATCCCGACCACCTTCCCGTCGTCGACGACGGGAAGCCCCCCGATCTTGTGGCGGATCAACAGCTGGGCGGCCTCTTCCACCGTGGCCGAAGAGCGGATCGTGAGCACCGGAGCGCGCATGACGCTGCCGACCTTCGCGCCTTCGGGCGCGTCGCCGTGGGCGCGGAGATCGCTATCGGTGACGATGCCGACGAGCTTTCCGTCGCTCAAGACCGGCAGCCGGCGAAAGCCGCCCGCTTGCATCTTTTGCCGCGCTTCGCTCAACGGTGCGTCGGCGCTGATGACCACGGGTTCCGGCGTCATTCTCTGGCGGACCAGCATGAGAATCCTCCGTACGGCCGCCGGTTGCGGCGCCGGCGACTCAGCTTTTTTTCGACGTCTTGACCTCGAATGCGGTGATCTCGCGGAGCACTCTCGTGCTCGCGCATTTCGGGCACCTGATCTTCTTTTCGGCCCGCCGTTCATATTCCGCAATCGAGCAAGTGATCGCAAAGCGGTTGCGGCATTTTTCGCAGCGGAATTCGTAAGTCGGCATTTCCTCTTACTCCTCCACGCGCAGCCGGTTGTCCACCCGTTCGACTCCGAGAACGTACCACGCGTCCATCTCGGCCATCTTTCTTGTCGCTTCGGTCGGAACCGTTCCCGTGAGCGTGACGGTTCCTGCCCGGCAACGGACCGCGATCCGGTCGGCGTCGACGAAAGGATCCTTTTCGAGAACCAGCCGGACCGCGTCCGCCAGCTCATCGTCACTGTCCTGCTCCGGCGGCACCTCTTCCAGGCCGTTGATCACGTCCCGGCAGCCCGGCACCCACCAGGCGAGCACGCCGGCGAGCCGTTTGTGGCTCAGGCTCGGCACGGTCCCGTTGAGGGTGACCACGCCGTCGCTGACGGCGACGACAATGGAGCCGGCGCCGTCCGTCGCCGCCTCGCGCACCGTCTCCACGACCTCCCCGTCGCGACCCCGGATGACGCAGTGCTCGAAAGCCGGTTCCCCGAGCAATGCCTTGCAGACGCGGTCCCGGATCTCCTCGTCGCCCATCTTTTGGGCGGGAACCACTCTCAGCCGGTCGACGATCCCGCGCACGCCACGCCGTTCGGCGGCCAGGCGCAGCGCGGTTTTCTTCGCCGCGATATCCTCCACATCGCCCTCCAGGATCACGTCGCCGTTTTGCATCGCGACGTGGATCGGGAAACGGTGGAGATTGACCTTCGTGTTCTTCTCCAGGGCCGCCCTGATCGATTTTACGATGCGATTTTCCATCCAGGCTCCGCTCGGGCGCAGAAAACCCAATGCAGGAGGCATGCCACGGGCGAATCGCTTATCGCGGGGAGAATTCTCCCGAATGTTTTCCATGAGTAAAAATCGCTTCCGGGAATTTTGCCGCCTTTGCAAATCCGCGTTTCGGCGATCTCCTGCCGGGCGTGTCGCCGTGTGGAACCGATTCGGAGCCGCCTGTTGAATGGGCTATAATAGAACCGGATTTACCAAATATGCGAAAATTCCGATGGGTCGATTTCGCCGCCCACTTTCAAAAAGGCTTTCGCAACCACATCGTTTCGATCGACGAGGTTCCGGCCCTGGTCCAGGCCTTCGATCGCTACGGCTGCTATGCCACCTATTTTTTCTTCTCCGACGAGGTCCTCGCGTACATGAGCGCCCAGGCGGAAGCGGGCTCGCCGACCATCTCCGGATACGGCGGAAAAGTCTGGGCGCCGTTCTTCCCGATCGACCTCGACCACCCCGAGACCCAGCCCGCCCTGGAAGCGGCGCGCCTGCTCGCGGCCTTTCTCCGTAACGGGTGGAAAATCGCCCCCGAAGCGCTGCAGATCTATTTCAGCGGCTCGAAGGGGTTTCACCTCATGCTCGATACGCGCATCTTCGGCAGGGTCGCGCCCTCGAAGACCCTCCCGGCGGTCTTCGACGCCGTCCGCCGTCACCTGTCCTACCAGCTCCCGGAGCGGCTGCGGGATACCGTCGATTTCGCCATCAAGGACCGCGTGCGCCTGCTGCGCCTTCCCAACACGATCCACGAGCGCTCCGGGCTCAACAAGGTCCTTCTGTTCCCCGAGGAGATCGAGCGCCTCGATGCCGCCGCTGTTCGGGAGCTTGCCCGCGGAACGCGCCCGCTCGCCTGCACGGACGAGACCGGCCTGATCTCGCGCGTCCACGTCGGCGAGAACGAGGAAGCGTCGCGACTCTTTCGGCGCGTGCGCCAGCAGGTGGCCCGTCTCAAGCGCAGGCCGTTTTCCTATCGTTTTCGGCGGCAAACCGATTCGAGAGAGGTCCGGTTTCGCTGCGCCGCGGTGGAGCGGATCTGGGAAAGCCACATCGAGCCGGGCTTCCGGAACAACTGCGCGATCCGCCTGGCCTCCGAGCTGCGCCTCCTGGGATTGAGCGCGGACGAGACGCTCGAGAAGCTTTTCGAATGGAACGAGAAGAACCGCATCGCGCTTCCACGCGACGAGCTCGAGCGTGTGGTCCGCTCCGCCTATCACCACCCGTTTCCTTATCGTTACAGCTGCCGGGACGAGATCCTGCGACGCTTTTGCCCTCTGCCGGACTACGAGTCCTGCCGGGAGTTCACCGCATCCCGGAGCGAGACCGACTGACCCCTCGCCGGCAGTTCCGGTCAAGGCCCTCGCCGGCGCCGGTCGGTGAGGGAAATCAAAATCTCCAGGGCCAGCGTCAGGAAAATAAAGACTACGAGGATGAAGAGCTCGGTTTCCTCGGCCATGGTTCGCCTCCACGAGCTTGCTCAATATGAAGGTGCGCAAAGGGTGTGCCAGCCCGGACCGGCAGGATCCTATGAAACGCCGGAGCTTGCGTTGACAACCTCGGGCCGCTGTAATAAAAACTTCCGGTCGATTCGCAAATCTGGGAAAGGGCGTTTCCGGAGGGGGTTCAGGCGGGGAGAACTTGGCCGAAAAAGACAAAGAAGACCCAGTCTCACTCGCCGAGCTGGCGCAGCTGCGCCAGGCGGTCGAGCGGCTCGAGGGGGAGCTTGCACGCCGGAAGGAAGCGGAGGAGGCGCTCCGGCAGAGCGAGCAGCGCTTTCGCCTCCTGGTCGAGGCGTGCTCCGATTACGCGATCTTCATGCTCGATCCGGCCGGGCACGTGGTCACGTGGAACCCGGGAGCGGAGCGGGTGCAAGGCTACACGGCGGCGGAAATCACGGGCAAGCATTATTCGCTCTTTTTCCCGCCGGAAGATCGCGACGCCGGCAAGCCGGACGAAGAGCTGAAAATCGTCGCGGCCGAAGGACGTCTGGAGACCGAGGGCTGGCGCGTGCGCAAGGATGGGTCGAGATATTGGGCGCATGTGATCACCACCGCCCTGCGCGATCAGGGCGGCCGCCTGAACGGTTACGCGAAGGTCATTCGAGATCTCACCGAGCACCGCAGGGCAGAGGAAGCGTTACGCCGCAGCGAGTCGTGGCTGCGGAGCCTGATCGCGACCACTCAGGACGCTGTCGTCTCCATCGACCGGCAAGGCCGTGTCGTGCTGTTCAACCGTGCGGCCGAGCGTATCTTCGGATATACCGCCGAGGAGATCGTCGGGCGAAAGGTCAACCAGCTCATGGCCGAACCCTACGCTTCGGAGCACGACGCCTACATCGCCCGTTACGAACGGACCGGCGAGGCCCGGGCGATCGGCCGGATAAGGACGGTCACCGCCAGGAGGAAAAACGGAGAGCTTTTCCCGATCGAGCTCTCCGTAACGGAAATCGCGCTCGAGGACGACGTCCACTACGCGGCCTTCATCCGGGACATCTCCGACAAGGTGCGGCTGCAAAGTCGGCTCGTGGAAAGCGAGCGACTGGCAGCGATCGGGACGACCGCGGCGACGATCGGCCACGAGCTTGGCAACCCGGTGAACGGGATGTCGCTTACGGTTCAGCTGCTCGAACGGCAGCTCCGCGATCGCTTGCCCGAAACGGAGGCACCGTTGTGGAGGACCGTGAGCCGGCTCAAGGACGAGATCTCGCGCCTTGTCCGGCTCGCCGACCGCTTCCGCACCATCTCGCGGAAAGAAAAGTACAGCTTCCGACCGACGGACATCGAAACCGGCGTGATCCAGCCGGTCGTGGAGCTTCAGGAGCCCTATTTCTCCGCCATGGGGGTCCAGCTCGAGGTTGCAGTGCCGGAGCCGTTGCCCGTGGTGGTGCTCGACCGTGACAAGGTGAAGCAGATGCTCATCAATCTCCTGAAGAACGCGGCCGAAGCGATGCCGCAAGGCGGGAAGATTACTCTGACGGCCACCGCAGGGAATGATTCCGTGCTCCTGGAGGTTACGGACTCGGGTACCGGTATTCCGCCCGGAATCGACCCTTTTCAGCCGTTCACCACGACAAAAAAGGATGGCACCGGCCTTGGGCTGTGGATCGTGCGGCAGATCGTCGTGGCTCATGGCGGCGTAATTACTTACCGAAGCTTTCCCGGGACCGGGACCACCTTTAGTATCGAGCTTCCCTGCCAGGGTCCGGACCTGGAATCCAACGAACTTTGGCGTCTTATTTGCTAACTTTATGTAGTTTGGGTTGGAGGTATTGAATTTTACACGGAAAATAGCAGTCCTGTTTTTTGTAAATTTCGGAAGACGGCGATCTTTTTTCTCATTTCTGCGAAAAGGATAAGCTCGCTTTGACTGAAAACATTCTCGTGGTCGAAGATCAGGATTCCGCCCGGGAAAGCCTGGCGGAGCTTCTCAGAGGAGCCGGCTACGAGGTTCACGAAGCCGCGGACGGCAACGCCGCGGTCTCCCTGATCGATCAGCTCGATCTGGATCTGGTCTTGACGGATCTCGTGATGCCCGGGCGCGACGGCATCGCGGTCCTGCGGCATCTGCGGGACGTTTCGCCGCAAACCCTGGTGATCCTGATGACCGGGCACGCTTCCGTGGAGACCGCGGTCGAGGCGATCCGCCTGGGCGCGCAGGATTACCTGTTGAAGCCCCTGATCTTCGAGGACGTGCTGCGCAAGGTTCAGCACCTCATGAGCCATCGCAAGCTCGCATGGGAGAACCAGCTTCTCCGCCGCGAGATCGGCAGGCACTTCAGTCCCGACCGTCCTTTCGGGCGAAGTCAGGCTATGCAGGACATCATGGCGATGGTGAAAAAGGTCGCGCCGACCCCGACGACGGTCCTGATCACGGGGGAAAGCGGGGTCGGAAAGGAAGTGGTGGCGCGGACGATCCACGCCAACAGCCTTGCCAGGGAAAACGTCTTCCTTCCGGTCAATTGCAGCGCGATCCCCGAAACCCTGCTCGAGAGCCAGCTCTTCGGTTACATGAAAGGAGCGTTCACCGGAGCGGTCAGCTCCCAGGAAGGCCTCTTCCAACGGGCACGCGGAGGAACGATCTTTCTCGACGAGATCGGCGATATGCCTTTGAGCCTGCAGCCCAAACTGCTGCGGGTTCTCGAGGAAAAGACCGTGATGCCGATCGGGTCGACCACGCCCGTCAAGGTCAACGTAAGGATCATCGCGGCGACGAACAAGGACCTCAAGGCCGAGGTCGAAGCCGGCCGTTTTCGCGACGATCTCTACTACCGCCTGAACGTCTTCGAGATCAACATTCCGCCCCTGCGCAAGCGCCTCGAGGATCTCCCGGGGCTGGTCGAGCATCTCATCCACCGCCACAATCTAGAGATGAAGACCAATTACAAGGGCGTCGACAGCGCGACGATGAGAATCCTGATGTCGCTGCCGTGGAAAGGGAACATCCGCGAGCTGGACAACGTGCTCGAGCGCGCGATGATCCTCGGCGACGGCGAATGGATTACGCCCGCCAATCTTCCCGGCCAGCACTCGGTGGAAGACGGATTTACCGGGGAGGAAAACCTAACGCGGGCGGTCGAGCTCTACGAGAAGGCCTTCATCGAGCGCACGCTCGGGAAGGTGGGCGGCGACAAGATCCGCGCCGCCGAGCTTCTCGGCCTGAGCCTCTCGACGCTCTACCGCAAGATCGAGAAGCTGGGCATCGAAGCCTGATCACGCGACGTCCGACGCCGGGGATGCGGTCGGCGGCTTTCTCGCCGTCGGGTGGCGCAGGATCTGGAGCGATCGTTGCTCGATCTGGCGAATCCGCTCCCGGGTTACCGCGAAGATTTCCCCGAGTTCCTCGAGCGTGTAGTCCCGCGCCTCGTCCAGACCGAAGCGCATCCGCAGCACCTTTTCCTGCCGCGGCGTAAGCACCGCGAGAGCCTTTCGGATCTTGGCGCGCAGGATTTCGTCGGCTGCGGCCTCCTCGGGACGCGGCGCGAGGCGGTTCTCCACGAGATCCTGGAGGAGATCCTCCCCCTCGGCGATCGGCGTCTGGAGCGAAACCGGCTCCAGCGGCGACTGGAGAACGTCGAGGAGTTCGGCCACGGGCATGCCGACCGCGGCGGCAAGCTCCTCCGGAGCGGGCTCGCGTCCCGAGCGGGCCTGCAGGCTCTTTGCGATCTGCAGGATCTTGTTCCTCGTCTCCACGCGGTGAACCGGAAGGCGGATGGTGCGCCCGGTATCGATGATGCCGCGGGTGATGCTCTGCCGGATCCACCATGTGGCATAGGTCGAAAAGCGAAAACCCATCCGGTAGTCGAATTTCTCGACGGCGCGGATCAGCCCGAGGTTCCCTTCCTGAACGAGATCCATGAAGCTGAGGCCCCGGTTGACGTAGTGTTTCGCGATGCTCACCACCAGGCGGAGATTGGCTTGGATGAACTCGTTCTTCGCCCCCCGTACTTCCTCGGCGGCGCGGCGGGCGGCGGCGGTCAGCCGTCGCAGCTCGTCGGCGCGAAGCCCGATGGAGCGCTCGAGCGCTCTGAGCTCGGCGAGCGTGGCGCGGCGGCGGGCGCCGGTTTCGGTTGCGGCCCGTTGCTCCAGGGCGTCGAGCCGCCGGGCGTACTCCTCCGCCTGTTTCATCCACTCCGTGACCCGGGGCTGCGAAACGCCAAGGGTGTGGAGCGCCTGGGCCAGCTCCCGGATCCGCGACGCCTTTCGTTCTTCCAGCAGGCGGCGCCGCCGCTGCAGCAGCCGGGAACGGTGCACCTCCCGCAGCAGCCGGGCCAGGCTCCGGGCCGAGCGCCGCAGAGCGGCCAACGAGACGGGCGGAGGGACCGTCCCGGGTTGCCGTTTTTCCTGCTCGTGGGCGCTTTCGGCCTTTTCGAACAACTCGCTCCGGTCGAGCGTACCCGAGGCGACGGCATCGAGCAGCTCGATCAGCCGGTTCACCACTGCGGGAATCGACAGGAGCGCCTGCAGGATCTCCAGTTGCCCCGCCTCGATCTTCATCGCCAGCTCGACCTCGCGCTCCCGCCCGAGCAAGGAGACCGATCCGATCTCGCGCAGATACGCGATCATCGGGTCGGCGGGCCCGGCGACGCTTTCCTCGCTGATCTCGACTTCTTCCGCTTCCTCGAGCGGGGGAACCTCGAGCTCGGCCTCGCGGTCCTCTTCCTCGAATTCCGGAGCGCCGATTCCGAGGGCGCCCTCCCCGAAATGGTTCTCGTTCTCGATCGGTCTTCGCATCGCGGATCTGATGGGATTCGCCTCGATCCCGGATCTCCCATAACGACGGGATTACAAATATCGGACCAGCCGCACTCGCCGCCGGTCCGTCGCCAGAGCGCAGGGGCAGGGGATGAAGGTCGAAAAACCTAGGTTAATTCGGCAAAGGCTCCCGCCGTTTCTTTTCGGGGAAAGCGGCGAGCGAGGCGCGGACGATCGATTTGCAAAGCTGCGCACGCGGCGGTACGAGCTTTCCCAAATCAGAGAAATCCAGGGCTTCGAAAACGTCACGTTCCGCCCGCCGATCTGGCACGGCGCATGCGTTTACAACGGCCGGAGGGTTGGACTAAAATGCCCCGCGGTGAAATCATGTACGATTCGCTGAGATCGAGCGCGCTGCTCACCGACCTCTACCAGCTCACGATGCTCCAGGCTTACTTCGACCGGGGAATGGAGGAGACTGCGGTCTTCGAGTTCTTCGTCCGCAAGCTGCCTCCGCAGCGCAATTTTCTCATGGCCGCCGGTCTCGAGCAGGCGCTTGCGTTTCTGGAGCAGTTTCGGTTCACCCCCGAGGAGCTGGAGTGGATTTCGCGCCATGGCGCGTTCCGCCCCGCTTTCGTGAGCTATCTGGAACGGCTGCGGTTTACGGGCGACGTGCACGCGATGCCGGAAGGAACGATCTTCTTCGCCGACGAACCCATCCTGCGAATCACCGCACCGCTGCCGCAGGCGCAGCTCGTTGAAAGCCGCTTGATCAATCTGCTCCATTTCCAGACGCTGATCGCTTCCAAGGCTGCGCGCGCCGTACTGGCGGCGCCCAACAAGCTCCTGGTGGACTTCGGAATGCGGCGCGCGCACGGCGCCGAAGCCGGACTGCTCGCCGCGCGGGCGAGCTACCTTGCGGGCTTTGCGGGCACCGCGACGGTGCTCGCGGGAGCCCTCTTCGACATTCCGGTCTTCGGAACGATGGCCCACTCCTTTGTCCAGGCGCACGACGACGAGGTCGACGCCTTCGAGCATTTTGCCCGGTCGCTGCCGCAAAACGTCATCCTCTTGATCGACACTTACGATACCGAGGCCGCGGCGGAGAAGGTCGTCCGGCTCGCGCCGCGGCTCGAAAGCGAGGGGATCCGCATCAAAGGCGTCCGGCTGGACAGCGGAGACCTTGCCCAGCATGCCTTCAAGGTGCGGCAAATCCTCGATGGCGGCGGGCTCCGCCATGTGACGATCTTCGCCAGCGGGAGCATCGACGAATACGTGGTCGAGCAGCTGCTGGAAAAGAACGCCCCGATCGACGGCTTCGGCATTGGCACGCACATGGACACCTCGGCGGATGCGCCTTACCTCGATTGCGCGTACAAGCTGGTGGAGTACGCCGGCAAGGGCAGGCGCAAACGTTCAGAGGGCAAAGCGCTTTGGCCCGGCCGAAAGCAGGTGTTCCGCCGCTACGACGATCGCGGCGGCATGGCGGGGGATATGCTGGGATTGGAGGAAGAACCGCTCGGTGGCGAGCGAATGATCCAGCCGGTGATGAAGGGGGGCCGCCGCCTGTCGCCGCCGCTTTCGCTCCGGGAGGTTCGGCAGCACGCGCTGCGGGAGCTCGAGCGCCTTCCGGACTCTTTGAAATCCGTCCGCCCGGCCGGGGGTTACCCGGTCGACGTCTCGGAAGGGGTTCGCCGGCTCGCGCGCGCCATCGATGAACGCCGGAGCGAAGCGAATTCCCCGCCGGGCAGGGGTTGAGCCGGCGCTCGGGTCGGGAGGCAAGGCTCGTGCGCTTCAGGAATCGCGAGCATGCAGCGCGCCTCCTGGCGCGACGATTGGAAGCTTCCTGCCGCGGAACGCATCCGCTGGTGCTGGCGGTCCCGCGAGGCGCGGTCCCCATGGCCAGGATCATCGCCAACGAGCTGGGGGGAGAGCTGGACGTCGTGCTGGTCCGCAAGCTCAGGCATCCGGATCAGCCCGAGCTTGCGATCGGGGCGATCGACGAGAACGGCCAGGCCTTCCTGTCGGAATACGCGCTTGAGGTCGATGCCGGCATCGTCGAGGAAGAGAAGCGGCGCCAGCTCGAAACGCTGCGGCAAAGGCGGGCGCAGTATACGCCCTCGCGGCCGCCGATCGATCCGCAAGGCCGGACGGTCATCGTCGTGGACGACGGGATCGCCACGGGCTCGACCATGATAGCGGCGCTGCGCACGGTGCGGGCGCGAAATCCGAAAAAACTGGTTTGTGCGGCGGCCGTGGCTTCGGCGCACGCGGCGCGCGCCATCGCGCGCGAGGCGGATGCCGTGGTGTGCCTGAAGATCCCGGCCGATTTCTACGCCGTCGGTCAGTTTTTCGCTGACTTCGATCAGGTTTCGGACGAAGAGGTGATCGCCATTCTCCGCGAGGCGGAATCGAATCCTTCGGCGGCGGGCTGAAGGGTTCAGCGGCTCGCCGGCCGCGAGGCGGCGCGGCGGGAGCGCGACGACGCCGCAGGCCTCTCGGCGTTCTTGTTCTTGCGGCTCCGCTGGAGCAGCTTGCTCATCCAGAGCTCTGTCTCGGGCTTGCCGAAGCCCACGCGCTTGAAGAACCTGATCGCGGCGGTGTTCGACCGGGCAACGTCCACGAACACCATCCGGACGCCGTCGCGGTGCATCCGCCGCTCCATCTCCTGGTAGAGCAGAGCGCCGACGCCCGTGTTCTGGCGGCTCGGGCGAACGCCTATCCATAGAACGTAACCGTATTTCCAGCCGCCCGATTCGTCTCCGTAGGTCGTTCCCAGAGCGAAACCGACAAGGCTGCCGCGCCGGGCTTCCGCAACGAGGGAAAGATGCGGATCCTGGTTGAAATTATTGGTGACCTCGTAGGCGTCCCACGTGCGATAGAACGTCGATGCGTCGTTGTTCTTGAACAGCCGGCGGCCCAGGCGATAAACCGCCGGAATGTCGTCCACGCGCATCTCCCGCACGCGGATGCCGCGCGCCGAACGGTT of Candidatus Zixiibacteriota bacterium contains these proteins:
- a CDS encoding GNAT family N-acetyltransferase, which codes for MRGRNRSARGIRVREMRVDDIPAVYRLGRRLFKNNDASTFYRTWDAYEVTNNFNQDPHLSLVAEARRGSLVGFALGTTYGDESGGWKYGYVLWIGVRPSRQNTGVGALLYQEMERRMHRDGVRMVFVDVARSNTAAIRFFKRVGFGKPETELWMSKLLQRSRKNKNAERPAASSRSRRAASRPASR